In Bacteroidota bacterium, the following are encoded in one genomic region:
- the lysA gene encoding diaminopimelate decarboxylase, giving the protein MSAHPPIAPDRLLEAAELWGTPLYVYDEATIRARCRQLREVFSALPHRLLYALKANYNPHLLRIIRREGFGFDAVSLGEVELLQRALGVGPEEVLFTPNMLSDAEMQEAVARGLLLNIGELSRLERFAARYPGRSVALRINPARGAGHHAYVVTAGENAKFGIPLEDLPQAQEIAQAGGLRIVGLHQHIGSGIPDLRAFGEAMRILLELAPHFPDLQWLDFGGGLPIPYRPDERPLDWAEAERHLIGPLKEFLARSGRPLRFYFEPGRYVVAEAGLLLVRVTALKRVGKRRYVGTDSGFHHLIRPVLYGSYHHIVNLSNPEGPLNVYTVTGNLCESGDVFAHDRPMPEVRIGDVLAILDAGAYGLSMASTYNLREFPAEVLFTAEGRFRCIRPRPSREALVAAILRDTAFKPEGCDAAELEP; this is encoded by the coding sequence ATGTCCGCTCACCCCCCCATAGCGCCCGATCGACTTCTGGAGGCGGCCGAGCTCTGGGGTACGCCTTTGTACGTATACGATGAGGCCACGATCCGCGCCCGATGTCGGCAGCTGCGCGAGGTCTTCTCGGCCCTGCCCCATCGGCTGCTATATGCGCTCAAGGCTAACTACAATCCGCATCTGCTGCGCATCATCCGCCGGGAGGGCTTCGGCTTTGACGCCGTCTCCCTGGGAGAGGTGGAGCTTCTGCAGCGGGCCTTGGGGGTGGGTCCGGAGGAGGTGTTGTTTACCCCGAATATGCTCTCCGATGCCGAAATGCAGGAGGCCGTGGCGCGGGGCCTTCTGTTGAACATCGGCGAGCTAAGCCGCCTGGAGCGCTTTGCGGCCCGGTATCCGGGCCGCTCGGTCGCCCTGCGCATCAACCCCGCACGCGGAGCCGGCCATCACGCATATGTGGTCACAGCCGGAGAAAACGCCAAGTTCGGCATCCCGCTTGAGGACCTGCCTCAGGCTCAGGAGATCGCCCAAGCCGGCGGGCTGCGCATCGTAGGGCTGCATCAACATATTGGCTCCGGAATCCCCGATCTGCGCGCCTTCGGGGAGGCCATGCGGATCTTGCTGGAGCTCGCCCCGCATTTCCCGGATCTGCAGTGGCTCGACTTTGGCGGGGGGCTGCCCATCCCCTACCGACCCGATGAGCGGCCGCTGGATTGGGCCGAAGCCGAGCGCCACCTCATAGGCCCCTTAAAGGAGTTCCTCGCCCGCTCGGGACGCCCCCTGCGTTTTTATTTCGAGCCGGGCCGTTACGTGGTGGCCGAGGCGGGTTTGCTGTTGGTGCGCGTAACGGCACTTAAGCGCGTAGGAAAGCGCCGATACGTGGGCACGGATAGCGGCTTTCATCATCTCATCCGGCCTGTGCTCTACGGCAGCTATCATCATATCGTAAACCTCTCCAACCCCGAGGGGCCCCTGAACGTCTACACGGTGACGGGCAACCTGTGCGAATCGGGCGACGTTTTCGCGCACGATCGGCCGATGCCCGAGGTCCGCATCGGAGACGTTTTGGCGATCCTCGACGCGGGAGCCTACGGGCTATCGATGGCCTCCACGTACAATTTGCGCGAGTTCCCGGCTGAGGTGCTCTTCACCGCTGAGGGCCGGTTCCGATGCATTCGCCCCCGCCCCAGTCGAGAGGCGCTCGTAGCGGCCATCTTGCGCGATACGGCCTTCAAACCGGAGGGCTGCGATGCTGCCGAGCTGGAGCCCTGA
- the deoC gene encoding deoxyribose-phosphate aldolase: protein MRLARMIDHTLLKPEATREHIRRLCAEARLYGFASVCVNPCYVALAAEELAGSSVKVCTVVGFPLGANRTSVKVREALQAIEDGAAELDMVQNVGLLKSGAYEEVEADIRAVVEAAHAEGALLKVIIETALLTDEEKVTACLLARNAGADFVKTSTGWASGGATPEDVALMRRVVGPQMGVKASGGVRTWQQAEALIRSGADRIGTSASVQILQGLEGKEAY from the coding sequence ATGCGGCTTGCCCGCATGATCGATCATACCCTGCTTAAGCCGGAGGCCACCCGGGAGCACATCCGGCGGCTTTGCGCCGAGGCCCGACTGTACGGCTTCGCCTCGGTCTGCGTAAACCCCTGCTACGTGGCCCTGGCGGCCGAGGAGCTAGCCGGCAGCTCGGTGAAGGTCTGCACCGTGGTGGGGTTCCCCCTGGGCGCCAACCGGACCTCGGTCAAAGTGCGGGAGGCCCTGCAGGCCATCGAGGACGGCGCGGCGGAGTTGGACATGGTCCAGAACGTCGGCCTGCTTAAGTCCGGAGCCTATGAGGAGGTAGAGGCCGACATACGGGCCGTCGTTGAGGCCGCGCATGCTGAGGGAGCGCTCCTGAAAGTGATCATCGAGACGGCCCTGCTCACGGATGAGGAGAAGGTGACCGCATGCCTGCTGGCCCGCAACGCGGGGGCTGATTTCGTTAAGACCTCTACCGGTTGGGCTTCCGGGGGTGCGACCCCAGAGGACGTGGCCTTGATGCGCCGCGTCGTGGGGCCTCAAATGGGCGTGAAGGCTTCTGGAGGGGTGCGCACCTGGCAACAAGCCGAGGCCCTGATCCGCTCAGGGGCCGATCGGATCGGAACCAGCGCCTCGGTGCAGATTCTTCAGGGACTTGAAGGGAAAGAGGCGTACTGA
- a CDS encoding SPOR domain-containing protein, which translates to MHGPALSRCTGLHLAAAFCVGLAGCAAPRPVGKPQEAESVRLRALETFDPTPYRESWDSLRAGPVSHDLPAELEDVNRPGRAPVRRAPSGTPRPEPPPAPARTVRPVYRDGYRIQIFSSANRFEAEQKRIEALQQLPYPVYVVFQAPYYRVHVGDFLSRSAAQRALSEVRTRYPSAWIVPDRVRLP; encoded by the coding sequence ATGCACGGGCCGGCTTTATCGCGATGCACCGGACTTCACCTAGCGGCCGCGTTTTGCGTTGGACTAGCGGGATGTGCCGCCCCTCGGCCTGTGGGGAAGCCGCAAGAGGCTGAATCGGTCCGCCTGCGCGCCTTGGAGACCTTTGATCCCACCCCGTATCGGGAGTCCTGGGATTCGCTCCGAGCAGGGCCCGTGTCGCATGATCTTCCCGCTGAACTGGAGGACGTGAATCGACCCGGTCGCGCTCCGGTTCGCCGCGCTCCCAGCGGCACTCCGCGACCGGAGCCGCCTCCGGCGCCCGCTCGCACGGTGCGCCCGGTGTATCGGGATGGCTATCGGATTCAGATCTTCTCGAGCGCCAACCGCTTTGAAGCCGAACAGAAGCGCATCGAGGCGCTGCAGCAGCTGCCCTACCCCGTCTATGTGGTCTTTCAAGCCCCGTACTACCGCGTGCACGTGGGCGATTTTCTTTCGCGCAGCGCAGCCCAGCGCGCCTTAAGCGAAGTCCGCACTCGCTATCCTTCGGCCTGGATCGTGCCCGATCGGGTGCGCTTGCCATAG
- the prfB gene encoding peptide chain release factor 2 (programmed frameshift): MAISQEAVRELLQRVEALRGYLDIERRRERLLGLEAQTQEPDFWQDPRRAQAVMKQIKDEKSWLEAWEALYRQGRDLETLLELAQEVGAETVEAELEAEARRLERAVEELELRQMLRDEDDRRNAILTIHPGAGGTESQDWAEMLLRMYTRWAERRGYEAHIVDYQEGEVAGIKSATLEVVGPYAYGFLKAESGVHRLVRVSPFDASGRRHTSFASVFVYPEVDETIQVEIDPARLELETYRSSGKGGQNVNKVETAVRLIYLHPRPDGGFERIVVECQQERSQHQNREKAMRMLRSRIYQLERQWREQERAKLESTKKKIEWGSQIRSYVFMPYTLVKDHRTGYETSNVEAVMDGEVDPFIRAYLLQEAREAAGAQGSG; encoded by the exons ATGGCGATCTCTCAGGAAGCCGTACGCGAGCTGTTGCAGAGGGTAGAAGCCCTCCGGGGGTATCTT GACATCGAGCGCCGTCGGGAGCGCCTTCTGGGCCTGGAGGCGCAGACTCAAGAGCCGGACTTTTGGCAGGATCCTCGGCGCGCCCAGGCCGTCATGAAGCAGATCAAAGACGAAAAAAGCTGGCTGGAGGCTTGGGAGGCCCTATATCGGCAAGGGCGCGATCTGGAGACGCTGCTGGAGCTGGCCCAAGAAGTGGGCGCTGAGACCGTAGAGGCCGAGCTGGAGGCCGAGGCGCGCCGGCTGGAACGGGCCGTCGAGGAGCTGGAACTCCGCCAGATGCTGCGAGACGAAGACGACCGGCGCAACGCCATCCTGACGATTCATCCCGGCGCGGGGGGCACGGAGTCGCAAGACTGGGCGGAGATGCTGCTGCGCATGTACACGCGCTGGGCTGAGCGGCGGGGCTACGAGGCGCACATAGTCGATTACCAAGAGGGCGAAGTGGCGGGGATCAAAAGCGCCACGCTGGAGGTCGTAGGCCCGTACGCCTACGGATTTCTCAAGGCCGAATCCGGCGTGCATCGGCTGGTGCGCGTCTCACCCTTCGACGCAAGCGGCCGTCGGCACACCTCCTTCGCCTCCGTTTTCGTCTATCCAGAAGTCGACGAGACGATTCAGGTCGAGATCGATCCGGCCCGCCTGGAGCTGGAAACGTATCGCTCCAGCGGCAAAGGCGGGCAGAACGTCAACAAGGTCGAGACGGCCGTTCGGCTCATCTATCTGCACCCCCGCCCGGATGGCGGCTTTGAGCGGATCGTAGTCGAATGCCAACAGGAGCGCTCCCAGCATCAGAACCGCGAAAAGGCCATGCGGATGCTGCGAAGCCGGATCTATCAACTGGAGCGCCAGTGGCGCGAACAAGAGCGCGCTAAGCTCGAAAGCACTAAAAAGAAGATCGAGTGGGGCAGCCAGATCCGCTCCTACGTATTCATGCCCTATACGCTCGTTAAGGACCACCGCACCGGCTACGAGACGAGCAACGTAGAGGCCGTCATGGACGGGGAGGTCGACCCCTTTATTCGGGCTTATCTGCTCCAGGAGGCTCGCGAGGCGGCCGGCGCTCAGGGATCCGGCTAG
- a CDS encoding endonuclease V produces the protein MSLAPLHPWPEDAEEALRWQRRLAKRVRPEGDPGPVRYVLGCDVAYGRGRAYAVALLFDLLTGQQMASAWAQGEVRFPYVPGLLSFRELPLLLEAFERLRGPEPELILCDGQGIAHPRQMGLAAHLGLWLDRPTIGVAKSRLWGWHEPVPEEALRFRPLWAKGRLLGYALRTRHRGRLVYVSPGHRIGPEAALRLVLALLDGHRLPYPIRLADRAARALARQGRR, from the coding sequence ATGTCACTGGCGCCCTTACATCCCTGGCCCGAGGACGCAGAGGAAGCGCTGCGCTGGCAGCGTCGCCTAGCTAAGCGGGTGCGGCCCGAAGGCGATCCGGGCCCGGTGCGCTACGTGCTCGGATGCGACGTGGCCTATGGCCGGGGGCGCGCCTATGCGGTGGCGCTGCTATTTGACCTCCTTACAGGCCAACAGATGGCCAGCGCCTGGGCGCAAGGGGAGGTGCGCTTTCCGTATGTGCCGGGGTTGCTGAGCTTCCGAGAGCTTCCCCTGCTGCTAGAGGCCTTCGAGCGCCTCCGGGGACCGGAGCCTGAGCTCATTCTTTGCGATGGGCAGGGTATTGCGCATCCCCGTCAAATGGGGCTGGCCGCGCATCTGGGCTTGTGGTTGGATCGACCTACAATCGGGGTGGCCAAATCGCGCCTTTGGGGCTGGCATGAGCCGGTTCCGGAGGAGGCTCTCCGTTTTAGGCCTCTTTGGGCCAAGGGGCGCCTGTTGGGCTATGCCCTGCGCACCCGCCATCGGGGCCGGCTCGTTTACGTATCGCCCGGACACCGCATCGGCCCCGAAGCCGCGCTCCGCCTGGTGCTTGCGCTGCTGGATGGGCATCGGCTGCCGTATCCTATTCGGCTGGCCGATCGGGCCGCGCGGGCGCTCGCACGCCAAGGGCGACGTTAG
- the nadB gene encoding L-aspartate oxidase, with the protein MNRFDVLVVGSGIGGLSYALKVADRASVAVVTKESAESSTHYAQGGIAVVWDPADSFAAHVQDTLRAGAGLCRPEVVEMVVREGPERIRELLEWGVPFTRRDGDLDLHQEGGHSHPRIVHVRDQTGRALQEVLLERARAHPNVHLFDHHMAVELITRAESGQGACYGAYVLESSTGRVHAFLARLTVLATGGAGRVYLYTSNPPVATGDGLAMAYRAGARLANLEFIQFHPTTLYHPEADGFLLSEALRGYGAYLRTADGERFMLRYDERAELAPRDVVARAIELERERRNQPCVYLDVTHKPASEVRERFPYLYQTCLRYGIDITRQWIPVVPAAHYVCGGVVVDLWGRTTLPRLYAIGEVSHTGLHGANRLASNALLEALVYAHRAAQATLAELRMFALPRQVPDWEGPVGAEPEQGLPLVERRERLRQTMSECVGLVRSPKRLERARRRVRRLLKELEALSGSARPSVALLELRNLTQTAYLIIRAALWRRESRGLHYRTDYPEPDPRFLRDTILEAAKIW; encoded by the coding sequence ATGAACCGCTTCGATGTGCTTGTAGTGGGCAGCGGTATCGGAGGCCTGAGCTATGCGCTCAAGGTGGCCGATCGCGCCAGCGTAGCCGTCGTCACCAAAGAGTCGGCCGAATCGAGCACGCATTACGCGCAGGGCGGAATAGCCGTCGTCTGGGATCCGGCCGACTCGTTTGCCGCTCACGTGCAAGACACGCTTCGGGCGGGGGCCGGCCTATGCCGGCCAGAGGTGGTTGAGATGGTCGTGCGCGAGGGTCCGGAGCGCATCCGGGAGCTTCTCGAATGGGGGGTGCCCTTTACACGCCGAGACGGCGACCTGGACCTGCATCAGGAGGGCGGGCATTCGCATCCGCGCATCGTGCACGTGCGCGACCAGACCGGACGGGCTCTTCAGGAGGTGCTCTTGGAGCGGGCTCGGGCGCATCCGAACGTCCACCTCTTTGATCATCATATGGCCGTGGAGCTCATCACCCGAGCTGAGTCCGGACAAGGCGCCTGCTACGGGGCCTATGTGCTGGAGTCCAGCACGGGTCGAGTGCATGCGTTTCTGGCCCGCCTCACAGTGCTGGCCACCGGTGGCGCGGGGCGCGTATACTTATACACCAGCAACCCGCCGGTCGCCACCGGAGACGGATTGGCAATGGCCTACCGGGCCGGGGCCCGCCTGGCCAACTTGGAGTTCATCCAGTTTCACCCCACGACGCTGTATCATCCCGAAGCGGATGGGTTTCTATTGTCCGAGGCGCTGCGCGGCTATGGGGCTTATTTGCGTACGGCTGATGGAGAGCGCTTCATGCTGCGCTACGATGAGCGAGCCGAATTGGCCCCTCGGGATGTAGTGGCGCGTGCCATCGAGCTTGAGCGCGAACGCCGAAATCAGCCGTGCGTGTACCTGGACGTGACACACAAGCCGGCCTCGGAGGTTCGCGAGCGCTTTCCGTACCTCTACCAGACGTGCCTGCGCTACGGAATCGACATAACGCGTCAGTGGATTCCCGTGGTGCCGGCCGCCCATTACGTGTGCGGCGGGGTGGTAGTAGACCTCTGGGGGCGCACGACGCTACCGCGCCTGTATGCGATCGGAGAGGTCTCCCATACCGGGCTACATGGAGCCAACCGATTGGCAAGCAACGCGCTTCTGGAGGCGCTCGTCTACGCCCATCGCGCTGCTCAGGCCACGCTGGCCGAGTTGCGGATGTTTGCGCTTCCGCGCCAGGTCCCGGACTGGGAGGGCCCCGTCGGCGCGGAGCCCGAGCAGGGCTTGCCTCTTGTAGAGCGTCGCGAACGGCTGCGCCAAACGATGAGCGAATGCGTGGGCCTTGTGCGCAGCCCGAAGCGGCTGGAGCGCGCACGGCGCCGTGTGCGGCGGCTGCTAAAAGAGCTGGAGGCTCTATCCGGAAGCGCCCGACCCTCGGTTGCCCTGCTAGAGCTGCGCAACCTGACGCAGACGGCTTATCTTATCATCCGAGCGGCCTTATGGCGCCGTGAGAGCCGAGGCCTGCACTACAGAACGGACTATCCCGAGCCGGATCCCCGATTTCTGCGAGATACGATCCTGGAGGCTGCAAAGATCTGGTAA
- a CDS encoding carboxypeptidase → MLRVGAFGFVLLGLLSASVPTQAQRRLSPDTLIVQQRTALIQGQRIPYRAVAGTQPVWNRAGRPIAYVFYVYYERTDVPNRAERPLLISFNGGPGSASVWMHIGYTGPRRVRIDSEGFPVQPYGIEDNPHAILDVADILYVDPVNTGFSRALSDTVNLRQFFGVNEDVAYLADWIAHWVSRNGRWASPKFLIGESYGTTRVSGLAGVLQERHWMYLNGVILVSPTGLGIPRDGPVGQALLLPYYAAAAYYHRRLSPDLQSRSLEALLAEVEAFAIDTYLPALARGGFLEPERRREVARQVARYSGLAETVVLAYNLAVPRNVFWKELLRDQALTIGRLDSRYRGLDRQAAGEQFDHDPALSAWNHAFTPAINQYLRAELGVRTDLEYWIFGPVQPWNRQGDQTGEQLRRAMAQNPYLQVLFQVGYFDGGTDYFSAKYTMWQLDPSGKLRDRFVFKGYPSGHMMYLRDEDLKRANDDLRAFIRQAVEAARKPARY, encoded by the coding sequence ATGTTGCGCGTAGGAGCTTTCGGCTTTGTGCTTCTTGGGCTTCTGTCCGCATCGGTTCCGACGCAGGCCCAGCGCCGTCTTTCGCCGGATACCCTGATTGTTCAGCAGCGCACCGCCCTCATCCAAGGTCAGCGCATCCCGTACCGCGCGGTGGCCGGCACGCAGCCCGTCTGGAACCGGGCCGGCCGGCCGATCGCCTATGTGTTCTACGTCTATTATGAGCGCACGGATGTGCCCAATCGGGCTGAACGGCCGCTTCTGATCTCCTTTAACGGCGGGCCGGGTTCGGCCTCCGTCTGGATGCATATCGGCTATACGGGCCCGCGCCGGGTGCGGATTGACTCCGAAGGTTTCCCCGTGCAACCCTACGGCATAGAGGACAATCCGCACGCGATCCTGGACGTGGCCGACATCCTGTACGTGGACCCCGTTAACACGGGCTTTTCGCGGGCGCTGTCCGATACGGTGAACCTGCGCCAGTTTTTCGGGGTCAACGAGGACGTGGCCTATCTGGCGGATTGGATCGCACACTGGGTCAGCCGAAACGGCCGATGGGCTTCGCCCAAGTTCCTGATCGGGGAAAGCTACGGCACCACGCGCGTCTCGGGCCTGGCCGGCGTCCTTCAAGAGCGGCACTGGATGTATCTGAATGGCGTCATCCTGGTCTCTCCAACCGGGCTGGGCATCCCCCGAGACGGCCCCGTTGGGCAGGCGCTGCTGCTCCCTTATTACGCGGCCGCTGCGTACTATCATCGGCGTTTGAGTCCGGATCTGCAGAGCCGCAGCCTGGAGGCCCTCCTGGCCGAAGTAGAGGCCTTTGCGATCGATACTTACTTGCCTGCCCTGGCCCGGGGCGGGTTCCTTGAGCCGGAGCGTCGGCGTGAAGTCGCCCGTCAAGTCGCCCGCTACTCGGGTCTTGCCGAGACGGTCGTGCTCGCCTATAACCTAGCCGTTCCCCGAAACGTTTTCTGGAAGGAGCTGCTGCGCGATCAAGCGCTGACCATAGGCCGGTTGGATTCCCGCTATCGGGGGCTTGATCGACAAGCGGCGGGCGAGCAGTTTGACCATGATCCCGCGCTGTCGGCCTGGAATCACGCTTTTACGCCGGCCATCAACCAATATCTGCGCGCAGAGCTCGGCGTGCGCACGGATTTGGAGTATTGGATCTTCGGCCCTGTGCAGCCTTGGAATCGACAGGGGGATCAGACCGGCGAACAGCTCCGCCGCGCTATGGCCCAAAACCCATATTTGCAGGTGCTCTTCCAGGTGGGCTACTTCGATGGGGGCACGGACTACTTCTCGGCCAAGTACACGATGTGGCAATTGGACCCTAGTGGCAAGCTGCGCGACCGGTTTGTGTTCAAGGGCTACCCCAGCGGGCACATGATGTATCTGCGCGACGAGGACCTTAAGCGCGCCAACGACGATCTGCGCGCCTTTATCCGGCAGGCCGTCGAGGCCGCCCGCAAACCGGCCCGCTACTAG
- a CDS encoding sigma-54 dependent transcriptional regulator, protein MPASAHILIAEDDPQVRLPLQRFLENQGFWVEAVGTGEDAIEHIASGRYDLVITDLRMGETGGLEVLEYARRQPTPPEVIVITKYATVGTAVNAMRLGAFDYLVKPIRHEELLLIIEKALEKRRLMIEVQNLRRQVQHRFSFENIIAYSEAMLAVIKKAKRVALTNATLLIEGESGTGKELLAKAIHQHSRRAAGPYVAINCGALPESLLESELFGYKKGAFTGAVSDKPGLIEEANGGTLFLDEIGEMPLSVQVKLLRVLQEGEIRRVGDVQLRRVDVRVIAATNRDLGRLVEQGRFREDLYYRLNVIPIRIPPLRERKEDIPPLVKHFLAKFSEELRHPVKEITPEAMEALLRYDWPGNVRELENTIERCVILSHDDVIGPEDLPEWARREQPAPPMAAEAAHDGQAVSWGQICPEWTLAELERWYILETLRRYAYNQSQAARHLGIGRNTLWKKLKQYGIRIHRTV, encoded by the coding sequence ATGCCCGCATCTGCGCACATCCTCATCGCCGAAGACGACCCGCAGGTGCGCCTGCCTCTACAGCGGTTTCTGGAGAACCAGGGCTTTTGGGTCGAAGCCGTAGGTACAGGTGAAGACGCCATCGAGCACATCGCCTCGGGCCGATACGATTTGGTGATCACGGATCTGCGCATGGGGGAGACAGGGGGGCTGGAGGTGCTCGAATACGCCCGCCGGCAGCCCACCCCGCCGGAGGTGATCGTGATCACGAAATACGCCACCGTGGGCACGGCCGTCAACGCCATGCGGTTGGGCGCTTTCGATTATCTGGTCAAGCCCATTCGGCATGAGGAGCTTCTGCTCATTATCGAGAAGGCCCTGGAAAAGCGCCGCCTCATGATAGAGGTGCAGAACCTGCGCCGGCAGGTGCAGCACCGCTTCAGCTTCGAGAACATCATCGCCTATTCGGAGGCCATGCTGGCCGTAATCAAGAAGGCCAAGCGCGTGGCGCTTACCAATGCTACGCTCCTGATCGAGGGCGAATCCGGAACAGGCAAGGAGCTGCTGGCCAAGGCCATTCATCAGCACAGCCGTCGCGCCGCAGGTCCTTATGTGGCGATCAACTGCGGAGCCTTGCCGGAGTCGCTTCTGGAAAGCGAGCTTTTCGGCTACAAAAAGGGCGCCTTTACCGGGGCTGTCTCCGACAAACCCGGGCTGATTGAGGAGGCCAACGGCGGCACGCTGTTTTTGGATGAGATCGGGGAGATGCCCCTGTCTGTGCAGGTGAAGCTTCTGCGCGTGCTGCAGGAGGGGGAAATCCGCCGTGTGGGCGATGTGCAGCTGCGCCGGGTAGATGTGCGCGTGATCGCGGCCACGAACCGCGATCTGGGTCGGCTCGTAGAACAGGGTCGGTTCCGCGAGGATCTGTACTACCGGCTCAACGTGATTCCGATCCGTATTCCGCCTTTGCGGGAGCGCAAGGAGGACATCCCGCCCCTGGTCAAGCATTTCCTGGCCAAGTTTTCCGAAGAGCTCCGACACCCGGTCAAGGAGATCACGCCGGAGGCCATGGAGGCCCTGCTGCGTTATGATTGGCCGGGCAACGTGCGGGAGCTGGAGAACACGATCGAACGCTGCGTGATTCTGTCGCATGACGACGTGATCGGGCCAGAGGATCTGCCGGAGTGGGCCCGGAGAGAGCAGCCGGCTCCTCCTATGGCTGCGGAAGCTGCCCATGACGGTCAGGCTGTGAGCTGGGGGCAGATCTGCCCAGAGTGGACGCTTGCGGAACTGGAACGCTGGTACATCTTGGAGACGTTGCGTCGTTACGCATACAACCAATCGCAGGCCGCCCGGCATTTGGGGATCGGACGCAACACGCTCTGGAAGAAGCTTAAGCAATACGGGATCCGCATCCATAGAACCGTCTGA
- the trmB gene encoding tRNA (guanosine(46)-N7)-methyltransferase TrmB, giving the protein MAHLVEPEVGLPYTPDWTHAEVPFPWERWFGRVAPLRVEIGFGNGEFLAAMTARHPDRNWVGIEISRISVHKADKRLSAHALEHVRLLHGDARLFLLIGFAPQTVETVYFNCPDPWFKKRHHKHRLLQPEMVQLLANRLSPEGELWVVTDTVEFRDHLLEVLPSSAVFAPAAEGLYAETLPEAYPLTKYMRQGIAEGRRLYFFRWRKVGHPEVDPAVYAGRFYLKESLARYAEPVRLRILEQLRRAWAFKEPAATYP; this is encoded by the coding sequence ATGGCTCACCTCGTAGAACCCGAAGTTGGACTCCCCTACACGCCGGACTGGACCCACGCCGAAGTCCCTTTTCCATGGGAGCGGTGGTTCGGACGCGTGGCGCCTCTGCGTGTGGAGATCGGCTTCGGAAACGGGGAGTTCCTAGCGGCCATGACCGCTCGCCACCCGGATCGCAACTGGGTCGGAATCGAAATTTCGCGCATCAGCGTGCACAAGGCCGATAAGAGGCTATCGGCGCACGCCCTTGAACATGTGCGGCTTTTGCACGGGGACGCGCGCTTGTTTCTGCTCATAGGGTTCGCCCCGCAAACGGTAGAGACGGTCTATTTCAACTGCCCCGATCCCTGGTTCAAAAAGCGCCATCACAAACACCGCCTCTTACAGCCCGAGATGGTGCAGCTGCTGGCCAACCGGCTATCACCGGAAGGCGAGCTCTGGGTGGTGACGGATACGGTGGAATTTCGCGACCACCTGCTGGAGGTCCTGCCCAGCTCCGCCGTGTTCGCTCCTGCTGCAGAAGGTCTGTACGCGGAGACCCTACCCGAGGCCTATCCTCTTACCAAATACATGCGTCAGGGCATAGCCGAAGGCCGCAGGTTGTATTTTTTCCGCTGGCGGAAGGTTGGACATCCGGAGGTGGATCCGGCCGTTTACGCGGGGCGATTTTACCTCAAGGAGTCCTTAGCGCGCTACGCAGAGCCCGTGCGGCTGCGCATCCTGGAGCAGCTCCGCCGGGCCTGGGCGTTTAAGGAGCCGGCCGCAACATACCCGTGA
- a CDS encoding MarC family protein: protein MRAFLEAFIPLFVALNTLGVLPIYLGLTEGLSPTERRRLVYQALSAAFGLALLILFAGQFVFRFLGITLHDLRVAGGLILLVLGIYDVLFSVEERRRRDASAGVVPIGIPLTVGPAAITTILVLVSQYGYLITLLALVANLVLSGLILLFGGHIRRVTGEAGAKAFGKIASLFLSAIAVSMIRSGITGMLRPAP, encoded by the coding sequence ATGCGGGCTTTTCTTGAGGCCTTCATTCCCCTCTTCGTCGCCTTGAACACGCTAGGCGTGCTTCCGATATATCTGGGTCTGACCGAGGGGCTCTCACCGACCGAGCGTAGACGCCTTGTGTACCAGGCGCTCTCGGCCGCTTTTGGGCTTGCGCTGCTGATTCTATTTGCCGGCCAATTCGTCTTCCGCTTTCTAGGCATTACGCTTCATGATCTGCGCGTGGCGGGCGGGCTTATCCTGTTGGTGCTGGGGATCTACGACGTTTTGTTTTCCGTCGAGGAGCGCCGCCGTCGGGACGCCTCCGCTGGGGTGGTGCCCATTGGTATCCCGCTTACCGTAGGGCCGGCGGCGATTACAACGATCCTAGTGCTCGTCTCCCAGTACGGCTACCTCATCACGCTTCTGGCTTTGGTGGCCAACCTTGTGCTGTCCGGATTGATTTTGCTCTTCGGCGGACACATCCGACGCGTTACGGGAGAAGCCGGCGCCAAGGCCTTTGGCAAGATCGCAAGCCTGTTTCTTTCGGCCATCGCCGTGTCCATGATCCGTAGTGGGATCACGGGTATGTTGCGGCCGGCTCCTTAA